Proteins from a genomic interval of Callospermophilus lateralis isolate mCalLat2 chromosome 1, mCalLat2.hap1, whole genome shotgun sequence:
- the Nxph1 gene encoding neurexophilin-1, protein MSVTCANLTNGGKSELLKSGSSKSTLKHIWTESSKDLSISRLLSQTFRGKENDTDLDLRYDTPEPYSEQDLWDWLRNSTDLQEPRPRAKRRPIVKTGKFKKMFGWGDFHSNIKTVKLNLLITGKIVDHGNGTFSVYFRHNSTGQGNVSVSLVPPTKIVEFDLAQQTVIDAKDSKSFNCRIEYEKVDKATKNTLCNYDPSKTCYQEQTQSHVSWLCSKPFKVICIYISFYSTDYKLVQKVCPDYNYHSDTPYFPSG, encoded by the exons ATGTCG GTCACATGTGCCAATTTAACAAACGGTGGAAAGTCAGAACTTCTGAAGTCGGGAAGCAGCAAATCCACACTGAAGCACATATGGACAGAAAGCAGCAAAGACTTATCTATCAGCCGACTCCTGTCACAGACTTTTCGTGGCAAAGAGAATGATACAGATTTGGACCTGCGATATGACACCCCAgaaccttattctgaacaagaCCTCTGGGACTGGCTGAGGAACTCCACAGACCTCCAAGAGCCTCGGCCCAGGGCCAAGAGAAGGCCCATTGTTAAGACGGGCAAGTTTAAGAAAATGTTTGGATGGGGTGATTTTCATTCCAACATCAAAACAGTGAAGCTGAACCTATTGATTACTGGGAAAATTGTGGATCATGGAAACGGGACATTTAGTGTTTATTTCAGGCATAATTccactggtcaagggaatgtatcTGTCAGCCTGGTGCCCCCGACAAAAATTGTGGAATTCGACTTGGcacaacaaaccgtgattgatgccAAAGATTCCAAGTCCTTTAACTGTCGAATTGAatatgaaaaggttgacaaggctACCAAGAACACACTCTGCAACTATGACCCTTCCAAAACCTGTTACCAGGAGCAGACCCAAAGTCATGTGTCCTGGCTCTGCTCCAAGCCCTTTAAGGTGATCTGTATTTACATATCCTTTTATAGTACAGATTATAAACTAGTACAGAAAGTGTGCCCCGACTACAACTACCACAGTGACACACCTTACTTCCCCTCAGGGTGA